In Aestuariirhabdus haliotis, a genomic segment contains:
- a CDS encoding TRAP transporter substrate-binding protein yields MNLLKKSLTALTICAAAAGATLVQAAPVELKFAHVVAENTPKGQMAIKFRDLVAERLAGKVEVKVFPNSQLFGDNKVLEAMLLGDVQMAAPSLSKFQKYTKSLQLFDLPFLFKDMAAVERFQSGPTGQEMLGSLKKKGLIGLGYLHNGMKQLSANDPLRTPADASGKKFRIMTSDVLQAQFEAVKGVPLKKPFSEVFTLLQTKAIDGQENTWSNIYSKKFFEVQPYITESNHGVLDYLVVTSTEFWMGLDEDVRSELSKALNEAIAHGNAIAAQKAEDDKQAIADSGRSEILMLTDAERQQWVDAMKPVWAQFASEVGQKNIDAAVASNK; encoded by the coding sequence ATGAACCTTCTCAAGAAATCCTTAACCGCACTGACAATTTGCGCCGCTGCCGCAGGAGCCACACTGGTTCAGGCCGCGCCGGTCGAACTGAAGTTTGCTCACGTTGTAGCCGAAAACACACCCAAAGGGCAAATGGCCATCAAATTCCGCGACCTGGTTGCTGAGCGTCTGGCAGGAAAAGTAGAAGTGAAAGTGTTCCCGAACTCTCAACTCTTCGGTGACAACAAGGTACTGGAAGCGATGTTGCTCGGCGACGTGCAAATGGCGGCCCCTTCCCTGTCCAAGTTCCAGAAATACACAAAGTCCCTGCAGTTGTTTGATTTACCTTTCCTGTTCAAGGACATGGCCGCAGTTGAACGTTTCCAAAGCGGTCCTACCGGCCAGGAAATGCTGGGTTCCCTGAAAAAGAAAGGCCTGATCGGTCTGGGTTACCTGCACAATGGAATGAAGCAGTTGTCTGCCAACGATCCACTGCGTACCCCGGCTGACGCATCTGGCAAGAAGTTCCGAATCATGACCTCCGACGTTTTGCAGGCGCAGTTCGAAGCCGTCAAGGGCGTGCCCCTGAAAAAGCCATTCTCCGAAGTTTTTACCCTGCTTCAAACCAAAGCCATCGATGGACAGGAGAACACCTGGTCCAACATCTACTCTAAGAAATTCTTCGAAGTTCAGCCTTACATCACCGAGTCTAACCACGGTGTACTCGATTATCTGGTTGTGACATCCACCGAGTTCTGGATGGGGCTGGATGAAGACGTTCGCAGCGAGCTCAGCAAAGCACTGAACGAAGCCATCGCTCACGGCAACGCAATTGCCGCCCAGAAAGCCGAAGACGACAAGCAAGCCATTGCCGATTCGGGTCGTTCTGAAATCCTGATGCTGACCGATGCCGAGCGTCAGCAATGGGTTGACGCCATGAAGCCTGTCTGGGCTCAGTTTGCTTCCGAAGTGGGTCAGAAAAATATCGACGCGGCCGTCGCATCCAATAAATAA
- a CDS encoding DNA polymerase III subunit chi: MTRIDFYLLTGEQEQDAFLFTCRLAEKAYQLGHRVFIHTQDETQSKVLDELLWGYKGERFLPHGLLEQQHNNTPIELGHTEDAGDHHDLLINLSDRIPDYFGRFSRVAEIVSNHADAKQKSRDNFRFYKQRGYPMHTHSIRG, translated from the coding sequence GTGACTCGAATCGACTTTTATCTGCTGACAGGCGAACAGGAACAGGATGCATTTTTGTTCACCTGCCGCCTGGCCGAGAAAGCCTATCAACTTGGGCACAGGGTTTTTATCCATACTCAGGACGAGACTCAGTCCAAAGTGCTGGATGAGTTACTCTGGGGCTATAAAGGTGAACGTTTTTTACCTCATGGCTTACTCGAGCAACAGCATAACAACACTCCGATAGAACTGGGTCATACCGAAGATGCCGGCGATCATCACGACCTGCTGATCAATCTATCCGACCGTATACCAGATTATTTTGGCCGATTTAGTCGGGTTGCTGAAATTGTGAGCAACCATGCGGACGCCAAGCAGAAATCGAGAGATAATTTCCGCTTCTACAAACAGCGCGGCTACCCCATGCACACCCATTCGATAAGAGGCTAA
- a CDS encoding valine--tRNA ligase, which produces MDKTYQPNEIERSWYNTWEEKGYFAPSGKGDPYAIMIPPPNVTGSLHMGHAFQDTIMDTLIRYHRMKGNNTLWQVGTDHAGIATQMVVERQLQAQGINRHDLGREKFLDKIWQWKAESGGTITRQLRRMGASVDWSRERFTMDDGLSNAVKEVFVRLHKEGLIYRGKRLVNWDPKLHTAISDLEVENRDSKGHLWHFRYPLADGAKTADGLDYLVVATTRPETMLGDTAVAVHPDDERYQALVGQYVTLPLVNRRIPIVADDYVDSDFGTGCVKITPAHDFNDYEVGKRHQLPMVNILTINADIRDSAEVFNSDGTPNTELDDTLPENYRGMERFAARKQIVAEFDSLGLLAKIDDHALKVPYGDRGGVVIEPYLTDQWYVAVQKLAEPAIKAVEDGDIKFVPQQYENMYFAWMRDLQDWCISRQLWWGHRIPAWYDDNDNVYVGRDEAEVRSANNLGDDVKLRQDEDVLDTWFSSALWTFSTLGWPEKTPELKTFHPSSVLVTGFDIIFFWVARMIMMTLHFMKDDDGTPQVPFKTVYVHGLVRDQEGQKMSKSKGNVLDPLDLIDGIELEDLVSKRTGNMMQPQLAKKIEQQTRKHFPEGIAASGTDALRFTFCSLASTGRDIKFDMSRMEGYRNFCNKIWNAARYVLMNTEGEDCGQSGAEVELSLADRWIISRLQQTETQFTEAMDAYRFDHASQTLYEFVWNEYCDWYLELSKPVLWDDNASPLLKRGTRRTLVRVLESILRLAHPIMPYITEEIWQRVAPLADKKGDTIMLQPYPSGQDNKVDQQAIADIEWLKGVILAVRNIRGEMNIAPGKEIPVLLSNMDTAASERLEANRTFLSKLAKLASIEAVNAADAPMSATGLVGEMEVLVPMAGLIDKAAETARLSKEIDKLSKEIQRFEGKLNNPRFVDKAPKEVVDKERGKMNDAQTAKQTLEEQLKKIDSL; this is translated from the coding sequence ATGGATAAAACCTACCAACCGAACGAAATCGAGCGTAGCTGGTACAACACCTGGGAAGAGAAGGGCTACTTTGCCCCGAGTGGCAAAGGTGATCCCTACGCCATTATGATTCCACCTCCCAATGTGACCGGCAGCCTGCACATGGGCCATGCGTTTCAGGACACCATTATGGATACCCTGATTCGCTATCATCGCATGAAGGGTAACAACACACTCTGGCAGGTGGGTACTGACCATGCGGGCATCGCGACCCAGATGGTTGTCGAGCGTCAACTGCAAGCGCAGGGCATCAATCGTCACGATCTCGGCCGGGAAAAATTCCTCGACAAGATCTGGCAGTGGAAAGCTGAGTCCGGGGGCACCATCACCCGCCAGCTGCGCCGCATGGGTGCATCCGTTGATTGGAGCCGCGAGCGTTTTACCATGGACGATGGGCTCTCCAATGCGGTCAAAGAGGTCTTTGTACGACTCCATAAAGAGGGACTGATTTACCGGGGCAAACGCCTGGTGAACTGGGACCCGAAACTGCACACGGCCATCTCCGACCTGGAAGTAGAGAACCGTGACAGCAAAGGCCACCTGTGGCATTTCCGTTATCCGCTAGCCGATGGAGCAAAAACCGCCGACGGCCTTGATTATCTGGTGGTAGCAACCACGCGCCCCGAAACCATGCTGGGCGATACCGCCGTAGCGGTACATCCCGATGACGAACGCTACCAGGCGCTCGTAGGTCAATACGTGACCCTGCCTCTGGTCAACCGCCGCATTCCCATCGTGGCCGACGATTACGTCGACAGCGACTTTGGTACCGGCTGCGTAAAGATCACCCCGGCCCACGATTTTAATGATTACGAAGTCGGCAAACGCCACCAGCTGCCGATGGTCAATATTCTCACCATCAACGCCGACATACGAGACAGCGCTGAAGTGTTCAACAGCGATGGAACTCCTAACACGGAACTTGATGACACCTTGCCCGAGAACTACCGGGGCATGGAACGATTTGCCGCCCGCAAACAGATTGTCGCTGAGTTTGACTCTCTGGGTTTACTGGCAAAGATCGACGATCATGCGCTCAAGGTGCCTTACGGTGACCGTGGCGGTGTGGTGATCGAGCCCTACTTGACTGATCAATGGTACGTAGCGGTGCAAAAATTGGCCGAACCCGCGATCAAAGCTGTCGAAGATGGCGACATCAAGTTTGTTCCCCAGCAGTACGAGAACATGTACTTCGCCTGGATGCGAGACCTGCAGGACTGGTGCATCTCCCGACAGCTGTGGTGGGGCCACCGAATTCCGGCCTGGTATGACGACAATGACAACGTCTACGTTGGCCGGGATGAAGCCGAAGTTCGCAGCGCCAATAATTTGGGGGATGACGTCAAACTGCGCCAGGACGAAGACGTGCTGGATACCTGGTTCTCCTCTGCCCTATGGACCTTTTCAACTCTGGGATGGCCCGAAAAAACACCCGAGCTGAAAACCTTCCACCCAAGCTCCGTGCTGGTGACCGGATTCGACATCATCTTCTTCTGGGTCGCGCGTATGATTATGATGACCCTGCACTTTATGAAAGATGATGACGGCACTCCGCAAGTGCCTTTCAAAACCGTCTATGTGCATGGCTTGGTACGCGACCAGGAGGGACAGAAAATGTCCAAATCCAAGGGCAACGTACTGGACCCTCTGGATCTGATCGACGGCATTGAATTGGAAGACCTGGTTAGCAAGCGCACCGGAAATATGATGCAGCCTCAGCTTGCCAAGAAGATTGAGCAGCAAACCCGTAAGCATTTCCCCGAAGGCATTGCCGCCTCAGGTACCGACGCACTGCGTTTCACATTCTGCTCCCTGGCTTCAACCGGCCGCGATATCAAGTTCGACATGAGCCGCATGGAGGGTTACCGAAACTTCTGCAACAAGATATGGAACGCAGCGCGCTATGTACTGATGAATACAGAAGGCGAAGACTGCGGGCAGAGTGGCGCCGAAGTAGAACTGTCCCTGGCCGATCGCTGGATCATTTCTCGCCTGCAGCAAACGGAAACTCAGTTTACTGAAGCCATGGATGCCTACCGTTTCGATCACGCTTCGCAAACTCTGTACGAGTTTGTCTGGAACGAATACTGCGACTGGTACCTGGAACTTTCCAAGCCTGTACTCTGGGATGATAACGCCAGTCCATTATTAAAGCGTGGCACAAGGCGCACTCTGGTACGGGTACTGGAAAGCATCTTACGCCTCGCCCATCCGATCATGCCTTACATCACCGAAGAGATCTGGCAGCGAGTGGCTCCGCTGGCTGATAAAAAGGGTGACACTATCATGTTGCAGCCCTATCCAAGCGGCCAAGATAACAAGGTCGATCAGCAAGCGATTGCTGATATCGAGTGGCTCAAGGGTGTCATTTTGGCAGTCCGCAACATTCGCGGCGAAATGAACATTGCGCCCGGCAAAGAGATCCCGGTTCTGCTGAGCAATATGGACACCGCCGCGAGCGAGCGCCTTGAAGCTAATCGCACCTTCCTGAGCAAACTGGCCAAGCTGGCTTCTATCGAAGCTGTTAACGCGGCTGATGCACCGATGAGCGCGACAGGTCTGGTGGGTGAAATGGAAGTTCTGGTGCCCATGGCCGGGCTGATCGACAAAGCCGCCGAGACCGCACGTCTGAGCAAAGAGATCGATAAACTCTCTAAGGAAATCCAACGCTTCGAAGGCAAGCTAAACAATCCCCGATTTGTCGATAAGGCGCCCAAAGAGGTTGTGGACAAAGAGCGTGGAAAAATGAATGACGCGCAAACTGCGAAGCAGACACTGGAAGAACAGCTGAAAAAGATAGATTCTCTGTAA
- a CDS encoding TRAP transporter small permease — protein MRDLINSLEEGFIRLLLVGMTLLVFVEVVLRFGFNTGIHWAQEVTLLMSAWFVLFGVSYGIKVGAHIGVDAFVKLLPETPRRVAAIIAVVLCLFYCGLFLYGGWVYLSKLHMIGIELEDLPYPKWIATSILFIGFVLLAMRFLHLLWKLMIGQAEGFKLADEAKESMHLADEVAAHDNTLSQSTSEQREK, from the coding sequence ATGAGGGATCTCATTAACAGCCTGGAGGAGGGATTCATTCGCCTGCTTCTGGTTGGAATGACCCTGCTAGTGTTTGTCGAAGTGGTATTACGCTTTGGCTTCAATACCGGGATTCACTGGGCGCAGGAAGTAACCCTGCTAATGTCGGCATGGTTCGTACTTTTCGGAGTGTCCTACGGAATTAAAGTAGGCGCTCACATTGGCGTAGACGCCTTTGTAAAGTTGCTGCCGGAAACACCCCGTCGCGTAGCCGCGATTATCGCCGTTGTACTCTGTCTTTTTTATTGCGGTCTGTTTCTTTATGGCGGATGGGTTTACCTGTCGAAGTTGCACATGATCGGCATCGAACTGGAAGACCTCCCCTACCCCAAGTGGATAGCAACCAGTATTTTGTTTATCGGTTTTGTATTGCTGGCTATGCGCTTTCTTCACCTGCTCTGGAAGTTAATGATTGGTCAGGCCGAGGGTTTCAAACTCGCCGACGAAGCCAAGGAGAGTATGCATCTTGCCGATGAAGTCGCCGCGCATGACAACACGCTTTCACAGTCAACGTCTGAGCAAAGGGAGAAGTAA
- a CDS encoding CopD family protein: protein MELLLVAHLLAAIIWVGGMFFAYIILRPVAASLLSPPDRLRLWSGIFSRFFIWVWLAIVLLWGSGLGMVFGVYGSLMMMGLQVHLMLAGSAVMTLVFWFLYRRFWPEMRAAVESGQWAQAGSALNRIRLLVAFNLLLGVLVSAVGAGGRYVF from the coding sequence ATGGAATTATTGCTGGTTGCTCATCTACTGGCCGCCATTATCTGGGTTGGTGGGATGTTTTTTGCCTATATCATTCTGCGTCCGGTTGCTGCCTCCCTGCTGTCTCCCCCCGACCGGTTAAGGCTGTGGAGTGGTATTTTTTCACGCTTCTTTATCTGGGTCTGGTTGGCGATAGTGCTGCTGTGGGGGAGTGGTCTGGGCATGGTGTTCGGAGTGTATGGCTCGCTTATGATGATGGGGTTGCAAGTACACCTGATGCTTGCCGGAAGCGCAGTAATGACTCTGGTGTTCTGGTTTTTATATCGGCGTTTCTGGCCAGAAATGCGTGCCGCTGTTGAGTCGGGGCAATGGGCCCAGGCTGGATCTGCTTTGAATCGGATTCGCTTGCTGGTCGCTTTCAACCTGTTGTTGGGGGTACTGGTTAGTGCCGTTGGTGCGGGTGGGCGCTATGTGTTCTGA
- a CDS encoding RDD family protein — protein MHQPKPETRLPNAPLWRRFAAMFYDGLLVIALSMLITALYIGVRVMASGSQATEQQLNNTQGDAFLTSLLFIVIFAFFATFWTRSGQTLGMQAWKIRIQNDDGSLISLWQSLLRYLVAIPSLLLFGGGFFWAIIDKQGLTWHDRYSMSRVVALGKQDNSE, from the coding sequence ATGCATCAACCCAAACCCGAAACCCGCCTTCCCAATGCGCCTTTATGGCGTCGATTTGCCGCGATGTTTTACGACGGTTTGTTGGTGATTGCGCTATCGATGCTCATTACCGCCCTCTATATTGGCGTTCGTGTCATGGCCAGCGGCAGTCAGGCAACCGAGCAACAGCTCAATAACACCCAGGGCGACGCATTTCTGACATCACTGCTTTTCATCGTTATTTTTGCTTTTTTCGCAACCTTCTGGACCCGAAGCGGGCAGACTCTGGGAATGCAGGCCTGGAAAATCCGCATACAGAATGACGATGGTAGCCTGATCAGCTTGTGGCAAAGCCTGCTACGTTATCTGGTGGCTATCCCTTCGTTGCTGCTATTTGGAGGCGGTTTTTTTTGGGCCATTATCGATAAGCAGGGCCTGACCTGGCACGATCGCTACTCAATGTCTCGGGTGGTTGCTCTGGGGAAACAGGACAATAGCGAATAA
- the lptG gene encoding LPS export ABC transporter permease LptG, protein MMRLLDRYIGTTVFNAILMVLLLLISLDTLFGFVAELKRLKLDYQLPQAAWYLMMKTPKRIYDYLPYASLVGCLVGLGSLAGHSELVVMRAAGVSLSRIVWAVSKPMLVLVLVGSAIGEYVLPYTEQIADSERQLQRDGLEPGMISQSGVWHREGDEFLYFNVVEPNGVLHGISRFRFDSDNKLLETSYADRGITQGDHWLLENVKISRVEGEQIFTEQHQTLRWDSGLTTRVLNIIALPPEDLSIQGLSAYVGYLQEQGLDASEQALAMWQKLLQPFSIMALVMIGISFVFGPLRSVTMGLRIFSGVLFGFTFKVVQDLLGPASMVFGFSPVIAIALPIVLCFMLGWYLLRKAA, encoded by the coding sequence ATGATGAGACTGCTCGACCGCTATATTGGCACCACAGTCTTTAACGCCATTTTGATGGTGCTGCTGCTGTTGATCTCCCTCGATACCCTGTTTGGTTTCGTGGCCGAGTTAAAGCGTTTGAAACTGGATTATCAGCTCCCGCAGGCGGCCTGGTACCTGATGATGAAGACCCCCAAACGCATCTACGATTATCTGCCCTATGCCAGTCTGGTGGGTTGTCTGGTTGGACTGGGTAGTCTGGCTGGTCATAGCGAGCTGGTGGTGATGCGAGCAGCCGGAGTCAGCTTGAGTCGTATCGTTTGGGCCGTCAGTAAGCCAATGCTGGTGCTGGTGTTAGTGGGCTCGGCGATTGGTGAATATGTCCTGCCCTATACCGAACAAATAGCCGACAGTGAACGGCAGTTACAGCGTGACGGGCTCGAGCCCGGCATGATCAGCCAGTCCGGGGTCTGGCACCGGGAAGGGGATGAGTTTCTCTATTTTAACGTGGTCGAGCCAAACGGTGTATTACACGGCATCAGTCGTTTCAGGTTTGACTCCGACAACAAGTTGCTGGAAACCAGTTATGCGGATCGCGGTATCACCCAGGGAGATCATTGGCTGCTGGAAAATGTCAAAATCAGCCGGGTTGAGGGCGAGCAGATATTCACTGAGCAGCATCAGACCCTGCGCTGGGATAGCGGCCTGACGACTCGTGTCCTCAATATTATTGCCCTGCCTCCGGAAGACCTCTCGATTCAAGGGCTGAGTGCCTATGTAGGTTACCTGCAAGAGCAGGGGCTGGATGCCTCGGAGCAGGCCTTGGCGATGTGGCAAAAGTTGTTACAGCCATTCAGTATCATGGCGCTTGTTATGATCGGAATATCCTTTGTCTTTGGCCCTTTGCGCTCAGTCACCATGGGGCTCAGGATCTTCAGCGGAGTGCTGTTCGGTTTTACCTTTAAGGTGGTGCAGGATCTGCTAGGCCCCGCGAGCATGGTGTTTGGTTTTTCGCCGGTGATCGCAATCGCCTTGCCCATTGTGTTGTGCTTTATGCTGGGGTGGTATCTGCTGCGTAAAGCCGCCTGA
- a CDS encoding leucyl aminopeptidase: MEFIAKTGDLEKLTSACLVVAVGEKGQLSAAATAIDKLAGGLISRVLKAGDIKGKYGQSLMLHGLTGIKAERVLLVGTQQCDKAIKQADFIKVARATAAAIKQAGCKDATLALLGQAVDGADDYWKARQLLQATGESNYQFNQLKSEKGPKTLPLRKVTVLTENRSQTGQAKRAAEHAQAIVSGIHTARDLGNLPGNICTPSYLATRAKNLAKKNPKLSCKVLDEKQMKALGMHSLLSVSAGSAEGAKLITMEYKGGKKGDRPIVLLGKGITFDSGGISLKPGAGMDEMKFDMCGAASVMGAMTTLCEMGLPINVVGMIASAENMPGPSATKPGDVITSMSGKTIEVLNTDAEGRLVLCDALTYAERFKPAAVVDIATLTGACIVALGHHISGLISNNDALADKLTAAGISAADQAWRLPMNDDYQKQLDSNFADIANIGGPGAGTITAGCFLARFAEKFDWAHLDIAGTAWHSGAKKGASGRPVALLSQFLLDSAA, encoded by the coding sequence ATGGAATTTATCGCCAAAACCGGGGATCTGGAAAAACTAACAAGTGCCTGCCTCGTGGTTGCTGTGGGAGAAAAAGGTCAGTTGAGTGCCGCAGCCACTGCAATTGATAAACTCGCCGGTGGCTTAATCAGCCGGGTATTGAAAGCGGGTGATATCAAGGGCAAGTATGGTCAGTCTCTGATGCTTCATGGTCTCACAGGCATCAAGGCTGAACGGGTTCTGTTGGTTGGTACCCAGCAATGCGATAAAGCGATCAAACAAGCCGATTTCATCAAGGTTGCGCGAGCCACCGCCGCTGCGATCAAGCAAGCCGGTTGTAAAGACGCCACTCTGGCACTTCTGGGTCAAGCCGTCGATGGTGCCGATGATTATTGGAAGGCACGCCAATTGTTACAGGCAACCGGCGAAAGCAATTATCAGTTCAATCAATTGAAAAGCGAAAAGGGCCCCAAGACCTTACCCCTGCGCAAAGTTACGGTCCTGACCGAAAATCGTAGCCAAACCGGTCAGGCCAAACGTGCCGCCGAACACGCCCAGGCAATCGTCAGTGGCATCCATACTGCACGCGACCTGGGTAACCTGCCCGGTAATATTTGTACCCCCAGTTACCTGGCGACTCGAGCCAAAAACCTGGCCAAGAAAAACCCCAAACTGAGCTGTAAAGTACTCGATGAAAAGCAGATGAAAGCATTGGGCATGCATTCATTGTTGTCAGTCAGTGCGGGCAGTGCCGAAGGGGCAAAACTGATCACCATGGAATACAAGGGGGGCAAAAAAGGTGACCGGCCGATCGTTCTGCTGGGCAAAGGCATTACCTTCGACAGCGGTGGTATCAGCCTCAAGCCTGGTGCAGGAATGGACGAAATGAAATTCGATATGTGTGGTGCTGCCAGCGTTATGGGGGCGATGACCACCTTATGCGAAATGGGATTACCCATAAACGTGGTGGGCATGATCGCCAGCGCCGAGAATATGCCTGGACCGTCGGCCACCAAGCCCGGAGATGTGATCACCTCCATGTCGGGAAAAACCATCGAAGTACTCAACACTGACGCCGAAGGTCGCCTGGTACTCTGCGACGCCCTGACGTATGCCGAACGTTTCAAGCCGGCTGCCGTGGTAGATATCGCCACTCTGACCGGTGCCTGCATTGTCGCCCTGGGTCACCATATCAGCGGCCTTATCAGCAACAATGACGCTCTCGCTGACAAGCTCACCGCGGCGGGAATTTCGGCGGCCGATCAAGCCTGGCGACTACCGATGAACGATGACTACCAAAAGCAGCTCGACAGCAACTTCGCCGACATTGCCAATATTGGTGGTCCCGGTGCCGGTACCATTACCGCCGGCTGTTTCCTGGCCCGATTTGCTGAAAAATTCGACTGGGCTCATCTGGATATCGCTGGCACGGCCTGGCACAGCGGTGCCAAAAAAGGGGCCAGTGGGCGTCCGGTTGCCTTACTGAGCCAATTCTTGCTGGATAGCGCTGCCTAA
- the lptF gene encoding LPS export ABC transporter permease LptF, giving the protein MIIFRYIAKEVLLSFSAVAGILLVIIMSGRFIHYLSRAATGRLKSDYLFQLIGYQIPDFLLVLLPLSIFLGILLAYGRLYVDSEMTVLRACGVSSERLLLYAMVPGILVTLMVGALSLAVAPWASHNAEWILAKQKTFTEFDMLLPSRFNKASQGRVTYTERLSEDRKRMDEVFIASLGVGASRGKVTLLLAETGTQEIKSDTGSRYLVLNEGYRYDFVPGEPELRITRYEKYGFKIPKNEDVIEISEAKALSTPRLYGDDPEHRAELLWRLALPVMVPILVMLAVPLSRVNPRQGRFIKLIPSIILYLVYLGSIMATRAAVEDDRLDWQWAMWPIHLGFLMLAIVLNWGGAILRRFRARPAVKVA; this is encoded by the coding sequence TTGATCATTTTCCGTTACATAGCAAAAGAGGTTTTACTCTCTTTTTCGGCGGTAGCTGGAATTCTTCTGGTGATCATAATGAGCGGCCGTTTTATCCATTACCTGTCTCGGGCGGCGACCGGGCGGCTCAAGTCTGATTACCTGTTTCAACTGATCGGTTATCAGATTCCCGATTTCCTTCTGGTATTGCTGCCTTTGAGTATTTTCCTCGGCATTTTGCTGGCCTATGGACGTCTCTACGTTGATAGTGAGATGACGGTACTTCGTGCCTGCGGGGTCAGTTCTGAGCGTTTGTTGCTCTACGCCATGGTACCCGGCATCCTGGTGACGCTTATGGTAGGGGCCCTCAGCCTGGCGGTGGCTCCCTGGGCATCGCATAACGCGGAATGGATATTGGCCAAGCAGAAAACCTTTACCGAATTTGATATGTTGTTACCCAGTCGCTTTAACAAGGCATCGCAGGGGCGAGTGACCTATACCGAACGGTTGAGCGAAGATCGTAAACGCATGGATGAGGTCTTTATTGCTTCTCTTGGGGTTGGCGCTTCGCGGGGCAAGGTGACTCTGTTGTTGGCCGAAACCGGTACCCAGGAGATAAAAAGTGATACGGGCAGTCGCTACCTGGTGTTAAACGAAGGCTATCGTTATGACTTCGTTCCCGGTGAGCCGGAACTTCGAATTACCCGATATGAGAAGTACGGTTTTAAAATACCCAAGAACGAAGATGTGATCGAAATATCCGAGGCCAAAGCGCTGAGTACGCCACGTTTATACGGTGATGACCCGGAGCATCGTGCCGAGCTGTTATGGCGCCTGGCGTTACCGGTCATGGTTCCTATTCTGGTGATGTTGGCGGTGCCTCTGAGTCGCGTCAATCCGCGCCAGGGTCGTTTTATTAAACTGATCCCCTCTATTATTTTATACCTTGTTTATCTGGGCTCCATTATGGCTACCCGCGCGGCGGTGGAAGATGATCGGCTGGATTGGCAATGGGCGATGTGGCCTATTCACCTGGGCTTCCTGATGCTTGCGATAGTGCTGAACTGGGGCGGGGCGATCCTGCGCCGCTTCCGTGCCCGCCCCGCAGTGAAGGTGGCATGA